One genomic segment of Micromonospora sp. WMMC415 includes these proteins:
- a CDS encoding DUF362 domain-containing protein, which produces MNRRAPVTVDACQGCGACLLTCPTHAIRPVAGGLVVRADRCTGCLECLEICPVDAIRATGPDHGGGKPMRTTTVSAATAHPAAPGAGEGR; this is translated from the coding sequence ATGAACCGCCGCGCGCCGGTGACGGTCGACGCCTGCCAGGGCTGCGGCGCCTGCCTGCTGACCTGCCCCACCCACGCCATCCGGCCGGTGGCCGGCGGTCTCGTCGTCCGCGCCGACCGCTGCACCGGCTGCCTGGAATGCCTGGAGATCTGCCCGGTGGACGCCATCCGCGCCACCGGCCCCGACCACGGTGGAGGAAAGCCGATGAGAACGACCACGGTCAGCGCCGCGACGGCCCACCCGGCCGCGCCCGGCGCGGGGGAGGGCCGGTGA